Proteins encoded by one window of Xiphias gladius isolate SHS-SW01 ecotype Sanya breed wild chromosome 15, ASM1685928v1, whole genome shotgun sequence:
- the tecrb gene encoding trans-2,3-enoyl-CoA reductase b isoform X2 gives MKHYEVEILDAKTKDKLCFLDKVEPNATIGEIKSMFHKSHPQWYPARQSIRLDPKGKSLKDEDVLQQLPVGTTATFYFRDLGAQISWVTVFLTEYTGPLVIYLMFYFRVPFIYAPKYDFTTSKHWVVHLACMCHSFHYVKRLLETLFVHRFSHGTMPLRNIFKNCTYYWGFAAWMAYYINHPLYTPPIYGEQQIRLALIIFLFCQIGNFSIHIALRNLRPPGSKTRKIPYPTKNPFTWIFLLVSCPNYTYELGSWLGFTVMTQCLPVAFFTLVGFIQMTVWAKGKHRSYLKEFRDYPPLRSPILPFIL, from the exons GTCGAGCCAAATGCCACTATCGGGGAGATCAAGTCTATGTTCCACAAGAGCC ATCCTCAGTGGTACCCAGCCAGACAGTCCATTCGCCTCGACCCCA aggGGAAGTCGCTGAAGGATGAGGATGTGCTGCAGCAACTTCCTGTGGGAACCACGGCAACCTTCTACTTCAGAGACCTGGGAGCTCAGATCAGCTGGGTCACA GTGTTTCTGACGGAGTATACCGGTCCTCTGGTCATCTATCTGATGTTCTACTTCAGGGTTCCCTTCATCTATGCTCCCAAATATGATTTTACCACCAGTAAACACTGGGTCGTACA TCTGGCCTGTATGTGTCACTCTTTCCACTATGTTAAGAGGCTGCTGGAGACGCTGTTTGTCCATCGCTTCTCTCATGGAACGATGCCGTTACGCAACATCTTTAAG AACTGTACGTATTACTGGGGCTTTGCGGCGTGGATGGCCTATTACATCAACCACCCGTTGTATACCCCACCCA TCTACGGGGAGCAACAGATAAGACTTGCCCTCATCATATTCTTG ttcTGTCAGATCGGCAACTTTTCCATTCACATTGCTCTCCGGAACCTCCGTCCACCAG GCTCTAAGACCAGGAAGATTCCCTATCCAACCAAGAACCCCTTCACCTGGATCTTCCTCCTGGTCTCCTGCCCCAACTACACCTATGAG CTGGGCTCCTGGCTTGGCTTCACAGTCATGACGCAGTGCCTGCCGGTGGCCTTCTTCACCTTGGTGGGTTTCATCCAGATGACAGTCTGGGCCAAGGGGAAGCACCGCAGCTACCTGAAGGAGTTCCGTGACTACCCTCCTCTCCGCTCACCCATCCTGCCGTTCATCCTGTAG